CATGTTGATGCTGTCATGCGCACCCCGATAAACGATTATCGCCGTCACCAGATCGATCACCAATGCTATCCCGGCAACCCAGATGACCGTCCACCCTTCTACTGGCTGCGGATCGGCAAACCGATTGATCGCTTCCACGATGAGATAAAAGCCGATAATGAGCAATGTTGTAAGATTGATGAGCGCTGCGACCACTTCGCCCTGAGCGTAACCAAAAGTCATGAGCTTGTCGGCAGGACGTCTACCGATTTTACGCGCAAACCAAGCGAGACCTAGCGAGGCGGCATCGCTGAAATTGTGCAACGCATCGGCAATAAGCGCCAGAGAGCCCGACAGGATACCGCCCACGATTTGCGCAACGGTCAGCAACATATTTATCGAGACCGCGAAAATGAGCTGCCGGTCGCTCAGATTTTCTTCGCCATGGCTATGACCGTGAGTGACGTGTTCGGCGTGGGCGTGGTCAGTTGCCATTATGAACCTTTTCTTTGCAAGCTATCACCGAATTATAACAGGCTGAAGATTCGGGATTTTCAGAAAAGTTCGATGGCCATTGATAAAAAAGCTCTTCAAGCCAATAAAAACCACCGCAAACCCGAGGATGGTTGTAGGCAAACGGGAGCGCGGCATTTTTGATCTTTTCCCTCCATGCGTAAACTCAGGCATAAGGATATTGACGGCTACCATCAACACAAAAACGGTTCCGAATGTTAAGGTATCGGATTTCGTGCAAATGGCGCATGTGCTCCTCGGCAGATATACGCTCACGGGGACGGCCGTCAATCCAGGCGCTTAGCTGAGACCTCAGGATTGCCGGTGCTAACTGTCAATTCATAGATTTGAAATCATTGTAACATCGCTTGATGCCTCATCCCATACTTCAGAAGACGAACAGTAGCTATAGCGAGCGTCTACTGATCATTTCAGCATGGCCGTCACATGATCAATCGGTCGGTTGTGGTATTACGCGTAAATAGGACTTCTTGGTATCCCAGCCAGCAGGATATTTGGCTTTGGCATCTTCGTCCGACAGGGTCGGCGGGATGATGACATCATCGCCGTTTTGCCAGTTGACAGGCGTTGCCACACCCTTCCTTTCTGTGAGTTGCACCGAATCCAGCAGCCGGAGAACTTCATCGAAATTACGGCCGCTGCTCATAGGATAAAGCAACATCGCACGGATTTTCTTGTCCGGACCAATGATGTAAACAGTGCGTACGGTCGCATTATTAGCGGCGGTCCGGCCTCCCGCATTGCCGGTCTCGTCAGCTGGCAACATGTTGTAAAGCTTGGCGACCTTGAGGTCGCTGTCGCCGACCACCGGATAATCGACTTTATTACCGCTGACCTCCTCGATATCGGGAAGCCAGTCGCGATTATCTTCGCTGCTGTCGACCGAAAGGCCCAGGATCTTAGTATTGCGCTTCGCAAATTCCTCGCCGAGCCCGGCCATATAACCTAACTCAGTCGTGCAAACCGGAGTAAAGGCCTTGGGATGAGAGAAAAGGATCGTCCAACTTTCACCCATCCAATCATGAAAGCCAATGGTACCCTGGGTCGTTTCCGCTGTGAAATCGGGGGCTGTCGAGCCAATTGAAAGTGTCATGAAAAACTCCTATTTTTCGTGGGGGAGGTAGGGGACGTCGAATTCGACGCTTCGGGTGAGAAAATCGGGCACGTGAAATCCTTTTTCGCGCAGGAATACCGAGTTGAAGAGGCGTGATTGATAGCGTGAACCTGAATCACACAATATGGTGACGATGGTATGGCCGGGCCCCAGTTCCCGAGCCAGCCTGATCGCTCCTGCGACATTCACACCTGAAGAGGTACCGAGGTTGAGGCCTTCTTCCTCCAAAAGAGCGAAGGTGATGTCGAGCGCCTCCTGATCTGGGATGCGGTAGGCATGGTCAATTTCCAGCCCCTCAAGATTGCCCGTAATGCGACCCTGACCAATGCCTTCGGTAATTGAGCTGCCTTTGGCCTTGAGTTCGCCCGTGGTAAAGTAGCTGTATAGTGCGGCTCCGGGCGGATCGGCAATGCCGATCCTGATATCCGGATTGCGCGCGCGCAGTGCTTGTGCGGTGCCGGCAAGCGTGCCACCGGTTCCGACCGCGCAAATAAATCCATCAACCTTGCCATCCGTCTGGTTCCAAATTTCCGGACCGGTCGTCTCTATATGTGCGCGGTGGTTTGCCCGGTTATCGAATTGATTGGCGAACACCGCTCCGTCTTTCCTATTCCTCGCAAGCTGCTCGGCGAGGCGACTGGCAATTTTTACGTAATTGTTGGGGTTGCTATACGGTACAGCCGGAACCTCAACGAGTTGGGCACCCAGACTATGAAGCGTATCCTTCTTTTCCTGGCTTTGGGTTTCAGGTATAACGATAACCGCCTCCATGCCCAGCGCATTGCCGACCATGGTCAGACCGATCCCCGTATTGCCCGCCGTACCCTCGACGATCATACCGCCTCTTGACAGAAGGCCTTGGTCCATGGCGTCACGAACGAGATAAAGTGCCGCGCGGTCCTTGACCGACGCGCCAGGATTCATGAACTCCGCCTTGCCCAATATTTCGCATCCGGTTTCCTTCGAAGCGCGGCAAAGCTTGACTAACGGAGTGTTGCCGATCGCGGCAAGTATATCAAAACAGACGGGCATCATTTTAAGGTAAGACTCCTTGTGAAGAATTCAACCGCAGAGCCCGAATACATCTCGTTGATTTGCATTAATCTCATACGACGACGAACTGCCCCATCATACCGGCGTCCTCGTGTTCCAGGATGTGGCAATGATACATGTAGGGCAGGTCCGGGTCGGTATATTCCTCGAACCGCAAAATAACCCGAACGACCTCGCGCGGTGCCACGGTGACTGTATCCTTTAGCCCTCGTTCTTCCGGGCCAGGCGCGCGACCATCGCGGTCGAGCACGCGGAATTGCACATCGTGAATATGAAAGGGATGGGCCATCATCGAAGCATTCTCAATCTGCCAGATTTCTGAGGTGTTGACTTTTACCTTCTCGTCGATGCGCTGCATATCCATGGACTTGCCGTTAATTGTAAAGCCGCCGCCGCGCATCATACCCATGCCCATCCCCATATTGAGGACAAATCTGCGCGTCCGGACCGCATCTGTCGGATCGACGCGAGGCAAGGACAGCAGCCGGGTGGGCATGGTGATCGCTTTGCGCCGTTGAGCCGCAGGACGGATATTCAGCACCGTGAAGCGCTGCCTTTCGTTCATCATGCCCTCGCCGTTTGCACTCATCCCGCGATCCATCATTTCTCCGCGACCCTCAGGTCTGTCCCACATGCCGCCGCCCATTCGATCGTTGCCGCTCATCATGTCGCGGTTTTGCATCCCGCCGCCTCCCATCATCCCCATCATTCCCATCATTCCCATCGTCTCGATGCTGTCCGCCAAAAACGTGACCGGACTGCCATCACTTAGATCGACCACGATTTGCGTCCGCTCTCCAGGGGCAAGCACGACATTGTTCGTACGATATGGCTGTTCCAGGAGACCGCCATCGCTTGCGACCTGAGCGAAGCTGCGGCGGTCGTCGAATGCAAAGCGATAGAAGCGGGCGTTCGAACCATTGAGCAAGCGGAGCCTCAGGAGATTGCTGCGCGCCTCGAATACCGAATTAACGGTACCGTTGACGAGCATTGTATTGCCCGTCATTCCCATCATGAGATTGCGCATTGACGTGGAATAAGACAGGCTGCCGTCGCGGTTGAAGGCCCGGTCCTGCACGATCAGCGGAACATCATCGATCCCGTAATCGTTCGGCAGATCGAGCCGCTCGCTTTCAGTATCACGCACATAGATCGCGCCAGCCAATCCTTGATAGACCTGCGGGCCGGACCGCCGGTGTGCGTGCGAATGATACCAGAACATTGATGCCCGCTGACGCACCTCGAAGCTTGGCGACCATGTGCTGCCGGGCGCTATCGGCTGATGCGGTCCGCCATCCGCGCGGGCTGGTAAATGGAAGCCGTGCCAGTGTACCGTTGCCGTCTCGGAAAGCTCGCTGCTGACGTTCATCCGAACGGTGTCGCCAGCATACATTTCGAGTGTTGGGCCGAGATAAGGTTGGTTGATACCGATGGTGGGCGTATCGACGCCCTTCAAGAAACGTGAGGTGCCCCGCTGCAGATTCAGATCAAATATCCGGACACCACCTTCAACTTTGCCAGGATAAAGCGTGGGTATCTGCAGTGGATTGACAGAGCCAGAGGATATATATGATGACCGTCCGCCTCCAAGAAATTCCCGCGCAGCGATGCCTCCGATCACTAGCACGCCGCCGCCGATCGCTGCTCCTCCAAGGAGGGAGCGTCTGTTTATCATGAGTTTTTCTCCTGCGGTTTATGAGGAAGGGGATCACTCTCCTGAATATTTCTCCAGAAACCGAACGCGATGATCACAATCAATAAGAACTGCGCTATGAGCGGCTGCGACGCCGGGAAGACGCCAAGCATTTCAATGCGGGGCACGAATGGCCACGGCGTAATGCCGACCATTCCCGCCTCCTGGAGCCCCGCGACACCTTTGCCGATCAACACCACCGCCAATATGGCAATAAGGATCGCGCTGTAGCTAAGTAATTTCCCTATGGGTAGCTTGCGGCTATATCGCAGCATCGCCCAGGCGATTGCTACCAAGAATCCAATGGCTGTGCCCGCGCCCGCCAGAACTGCCACCCCGTTTCGTTCGGTCCACAACGCGGCGTAGAATAAGATTGTCTCGAAAACTTCCCGGTAGACCACGAGGAAAGCAAGACCGAACAGGAACCAGCTGGATCCCAGCGAAAGCGCCTTACTCATGGTTTTCTGGATATAACGTTGCCATTCGCCGGCCTGCGACTTGCCGTGCATCCAAATGCCCACAGAGACCAGCACTGCCGCTGCGAGTAGAGAGCCTAATCCCTCGGTGAGCTCACGGCTTGCGCCGCTGACGGCGATTAGCCGGGTGGCTGCGAACCATGTCGCTGCTCCCCCGGCCAGCGCGGCAACCCATCCTGCATGGACGTAGCGGATGCCTTCTGGGCGACCCGCCTTGCGCAGAAAGGCGGTCATGGCGACGACGATCAGAAGCGCCTCAAGCCCTTCGCGAAGCAAAATTGTAAACGAGCCTACAAAGCTCGACACCCAGTCTCCTGCCTCTTGCTCGAGAACATTGTCCGCTTGATCGAACAATTCGACCAACTCACTCGCTTGTAGTCGCACCTCTGCAGTTGTCGCACCCCGGCCAATCGCCGCTCTCAGAGCGCCCATCGAGCTTTCAATCTGGGTCAGGAGTCCCGCATCTCGCACCGCCAACATCGGTTCGAGTGGCTCGAAACCATCAAGATAGGCAGATAATGCAAGATCAGCAGCCCGGTCCCGGTCGCCGGAATCATAGGCTGAAACACTCGCGCGCAGCCGCGCGCGGGCGATATCGAGTCCCGCCGCACGACTGGCTGTCGCTTTCTCGGGTGTTTGGCGCAAAAATGCGATTAGGGCGTGAGCCTTTTCCTCGCCGATATCTTGCGTCAGTTGCGCCCGTGTTATCTGAGTAAGCGCCTCAAGATTCGAAAACCGCTGGCGCAAGTCCGCGTCAGCATCCCATATCTTCGCACCCTTGCGTGCATCGGCTTCGGAGAATGCGAATGCGCCGACATGGAAGGCCAGTGCCCATTGATCTGCACTGTCGAGCTGCGCAAAGCTCGCCATCGCCGTGCCGTCAATCCCTTGGTTGATGACTTGATAGAGGCTGAAAACGCTACGTTGTCGGGCCCTGGACATGTCGGTGAAAGCGGCAGGCGGCGGGTCCAATCCTGCAGCGCCCGAACCGTCTCCACCCCCGGTCGGTCCGTGGCAGGATGCACATTGCTGCGCGTAAAGAGAAGCTGTGCGCGACAGATTGGGCATCGCGGAAGGAGCCAAGGCCACAGGGTAGGCGAGCAACACTTCACGGCCTAGCGCGCGCGCAAGTTCGGCTACTTTGTCAGCCGGTGCCTTATCCGCTATTGCGCGCTTTAACCGATCGGCCAGTCTGATTAGATCGGGCTTGGTAGCGGTGAGGGGAAGGCCCGCGATCCGCTCGCTCGCGGATTGGGAAAATTCTACCATTTCAATATATTCGCCGCGACTGGTAACAACTCCTTCGGAAACTGCTGCGGAATAATCGACTGCAATATAGTCCAAGAGCCTCCAAGCAGTAGCTGCGTCAGGCTGTTCCGAGCCAGCAGCGAATGCTGGCGCACTGTTGCTCGACGCAATAAAGAGCGCAGTCACGATAATCTGTAATATAAGCCGCATCACATTCTTGCGCCCTCTTTGAACCTTACAAGCTTGGGCATCACGCGAATCGCCAACCCACATATGAACTGCATACTTGCTCTAGTGGCTACAGGATCAAGAAGTTTCTTGTTCGCAATTGCTATAGCTTAATCTCGGACGAATATCTTTAAAGCTGATCTCGACAATCGCGAACTCCTCGTCGCACGTCTCGCCGTGCGATCCATTTCGCTATCCAGTTTAGGCAGTCGGCGCGTGAAAAAACGGCATGGTTGACGTTGATGTGGGGAGACTCCGGGCGAGATTCTGTTCCATCGGGATTGTCACGCCGATCTTCAGGTTGAGGATGTCTGCAAATGCCATAACCCGTCTTACGCAGTGTAATTGGCGGCTTGGACAAGCATTCCGGTGGGCGGCGAAGCTGCTGAGCGAACTGGCTTGGGATGTCATGATCATGGGACGATTAATTCTTTGACGGAAGCCACCTCTATTAACTGAAAGGCTCGGGCATTTTTCTCTTTCTTTTTATTCTTCGAGAGATTAAGAGCCAGCCAGATGAAAAAATGGTTGCACATAATTGTTAGTCTTTTTCTCGTTACGGGAATGACGGCGGGGGCGATGGCTGAAGCTGCCGAGCTGGATTCCAGTTCGTGCTCCAGTGCTGTTGCGTCAGTAGACAATTGTGTAGACTTTTCGAAGCAAGGCGACGATAAGCAGCCCGATCCTACGAAAACATCGACTAATTGTAGCGGCTGTCATGGCCATCAAATTGGTATCCCTGAGCTAGTCGTCCAACCGCCCGAGCTTATTGTGGTAGCTCAGGTCAAGCTGGTGCGAGGCGACTCAAATCTTCCCCCACCGGATCATTCAGACACCTTCCGACCTCCGATATTCTGACAATTGAACTTTGGCCAGACTTGGCCTCGGCGCTTGCCGTCAGTTTGTCATTAGAGGAAGTTTCCATTCATGTTTGCCATCATTTGGCGAGGTGCCCTTTTATCCGGGCTTGGCCTCGCCCTGTTCACCGAACCCCTCGGTGCACAGGACCGTACAGTCCTGTCGCTCGAAGATGCCTTGAGCCTTGCCGGAGTTTCCGGCAGCGCGCCGGGCGCCGAAAACAACCCGCGCCTCGTCGGTCCGCGAGCTGAGACCGAGGCGGCTCGCGCACTCATCGACCAAGCCCGTTTGCGGCCTAATCCAGAAGTTTCTTTTGAGGCGGAAAACATCGCCGGAACCGGCGCTTTTTCAGGCCTTAGAGCAACCGAATACACTCTTTCCTTTGGCCAGCGACTTGAATTGGGTGGCAAGCGCGGGTCGCGCATACGTTCGGCTGAGGCAGAGGCTCGCGTCACCGCGCTTCGGGGTGACCTTTCAGCTGCCGGGCTCGCACTGTCGGTCCGCGAGCGCTATGTCGGAGCTATTGCGGCTTCCGCCCGCCTTGAGCTGGCGCGTGATATTGTCGAGCGCAACAGTGAGCTTGCGCGCATTGCAGGTGTTTTGGTTGAAGTAGGGAGGGAGCCGCCGTTGCGTGCGCTGCGTGCCCAGGCTGCACTTGCCGAAGCGCAGGCGGCCCTCGAAGCCGCTCAGGTAAGCGATCTTGCCGCCCGCAGCGCGCTCGTCGCCTTGTGGGGGGAAAGCGCGCAACTCCCAGTGGTTCAACCGGTTTTCCCTAAGATTGAACCGCCCGCAGCACTTCTGGCTAGTGATACATCGCTGCGTTTGCAGATCGCCCGGGCCGAGCGTGAAGCGGCTGGTGCTGCTATTGATCGGGAGAGGTCTCTCGCCGTGCCAGATCCAGTCATCTCGGCCGGTGTCCGCCGGTTCGAGGAAAGCAAGGACAATGCCTTTTTGGTTGGAGTGACGATCCCTCTGCCTTTCGATAACCGTAATCAGGGTAACATCGCTGCTGCACAATCACGGCTTCGCGCTGCAAGCGCGCAAGAAGCGATAATCAGGACGGACTTCGAGCTTGCAATCACCCAAGCCCGATCACGGTATCTGGCGGCCGAAACTCGAGCCGAAACCTTGTCTGAATCATCGCTACCTCAAGCTGAGGAAGCGTTGCGGCTCGTTCGGATTGGCTACCGCAACGGTAAGTTTTCGCTAATTGAGGTCCTCGCCGCTGCCGAGGCACGCGACGGCATCCGCGAAGCTTTAATCCAAGCTAGGGAAGATCGGGGCCAGCTAGCGGCGCAACTGATCTGGCTGGCTACCCAATGAGGAATTTTTTCATGAATCGTACACGTGTGGCCATCTTGATCGGCCTTATCATTCTGGTCGTCGCCGGTGCTGTGATGTTCTGGCCCGATGAAACGTCTACTCCGGTGCCGCAAGAAGCTACCGCCGAAGTTGAGGAAGGGCATGACGAAAGTCTTGTTGAAATGGATGCTGCGGGCATAAAAGCGGCGGGCATCGCAACCGAAGCAATCCAGGCCGGCGGCCTTGGTGCAGAAGTCATCGCGCAGGGTATGGTTACTGCTGCGCCTGACGGGGAGGCGGTCCTGACTGCCCGGGCGGACGGCGCAATTACCCGTGTGGTCAAGCGCCTCGGTGATTATGTGCGTGCGGGAGAGCCGATCGCCTTTCTTGAAAGCCGCGATGCATCGGATATTGCCGCTGAACGCAGCGCTGCGGCTGCCCGCGCAGCGGTGGCCCGATCTGCTTATGCGCGCGAGAAAAAATTGTTCGACGAACGGGTTACAGCTCGGCAGGATTTGGAATTGGCACAGGCTGAGCTGGCCGGAGCCGAAGCTGAATTGCGGCGAACCCAATCAGCTGCGACCGCCGCCAAAATCACTGGTGACGGGCGCTACCTTGCAGTATCGAGCCTGATCTCAGGTCGGATCACGAACGCCAACGCAACGCTTGGGAGTTATGTAACTGCAGGCACAGAGCTTTACCGTGTCGCTAATCCGTCGAAGGTTCAGATTGAAGCCGCGGTGGGGTCGGTTGAAGTTCAGCGACTTGCGATCGGTGACGAGGCGACGGTCGAGTTGCCCGATGGCCAAACAATCCAGTCTCGCGTGCGTGCAATCACGCCTGGTCTTGGCGGTGAAACGCGTTCGGCCACCGCTGTGCTCGACGTGCGGGGAAGTCTGCAGCCCGGGCTTCCTGTGCGCGTTCGCCTGATGCCGCGCCGCGGTGAGACCTCGGATGCTATTGTTGTGCCGGAGGAATCGCTGCAAACACTCGAAGGCAATGATGTTATCTTTGTTAGAACCCCTGATGGGTTCCGCGCACGCAATGTCACTATTGGGCGGCGCAGTGCCGGCCGTGTTGAAATTGTTAAAGGACTCAAGTCGGGCGAAAAAATCGCAACCACCAACGCATTTTTACTCAAGGCCGAACTCGGCAAGGGCGAAGGCGGGGAGCACTAGATCATGATTGCACGACTTATTGCGCTTTCCGTCCGCGCACGCTGGACGGTCCTGTTCCTGTTCCTTGCTGTAGCCGCCTTTGGCACCTGGCAGTTGTTCCAGCTTCCGATTGATGCCGTACCCGACATCACGAGTAACCAGGTGCAAATCAACACGGCCGATCCGCGTCTTTCGCCAGAGGAAATAGAGAAGCTGGTCACTTACCCGGTCGAAATCTCTCTGGCCGGTATCCCGGGACTCGAGACAACCCGCTCAATATCGCGCAACGGATTCAGTCAGGTTACGGCGATCTTCTCCGAATCCACCGATCTGTATTTCGCCCGGCAACAGGTGGGCGAGCGGCTAACCCAAGTTACCGAAAACCTGCCCGCCGGCGTGCAGCCACAGATCGGCCCAGTTACCACCGGCTTGGGCGAAATTGTGATGTATACCGTTGGCTACACCAATCCCGATGGGAAGGGTGCAAAGAAGGTCCCCGGGCGGGCTGGCTGGCAGCCGGATGGTAGCTATCTCACGCCCGAAGGCGAATTGCTGACCGACGAGATTTCGAAAGCCGGATATCTGCGAACAGTGCAAGACTGGATCATTGGTCCTCAACTGAAGGCGGTGCGCGGTGTTGCGGGCGTCGATTCAATTGGCGGTTATGCCAAGACATTCGTCGTCGAACCCGACCCGATCAAATTAACCAATTACGGAATTTCCTACAGCGAACTCGGCGAAGCTTTGGAAAATGCCAATCTGGCGGTAGGTGCCAATTTTTACAACCGTAAAGGTGAAGCCTATCTCGTCCGCGTCGATGCACGCGTGCGCTCCGGTGATCAAATCAGCAATGCAGTGGTCGCAACGCGCGGCGGGGTTCCGATCACGGTTGGTCAGATCGCCAACGTCAAGGTTGGTGGCGATTTACGCACCGGTGCAGGCAGCCTGAACGGCCAGGAAGCCGTAATCGGCACCGTCCTTATGCTGATCGATCAGAACAGCCGAATTGTGGCGGAATCGGTATCGGAAAAAATTGACCAGGTTTCGAAAACGCTACCGCCCGGGGTCGATGTCGAAATTGTTCTGAACCGCGCCGAATTGGTTGGCGCGACGGTCGGAACGGTTGAATCCAATCTCACCGAGGGTGCTTTGCTGGTGGCGGTTGCGCTCTTCTTGCTATTGGGCAATTGGCGTGCGGCGATCATCGCCGCTCTGGTTATTCCGTTCTCCTTTCTGATGATGGCAACTGGGATGAACACATTCGGCGTGCCAGGTAATCTCATGAGCCTGGGCGCGCTCGATTTCGGCCTGATCGTCGATGGCGCGGTCATTATCATTGAGAATTGTCTCGCACGATTGGCCCATCGCCAGGAACAGGAAGGGAGGCTACTGGCCCTTAATGAAAGGCTAGAGGAAACAATGCATGCGGCGCAAGAGATGATCAAGCCGACTGTATTCGGTCAGGCGATCATTCTCCTCTCATTCGTGCCGCTGCTGATGTTTACCGGTGTCGAGGGCAAGACCTTCTCGCCAATGGCGATTACGATCATGCTGGCGCTGTTCTCGGCATTCATTCTTTCGATCACGCTAGTACCTGCGCTGGTGGCGCTGCTCATTCGCGGGCGCGTTGCCGAAAAAGAAGTGTGGATGATCCGTAAGAGCAAGGACCGCTA
The nucleotide sequence above comes from Sphingorhabdus sp. YGSMI21. Encoded proteins:
- a CDS encoding peroxiredoxin; the encoded protein is MTLSIGSTAPDFTAETTQGTIGFHDWMGESWTILFSHPKAFTPVCTTELGYMAGLGEEFAKRNTKILGLSVDSSEDNRDWLPDIEEVSGNKVDYPVVGDSDLKVAKLYNMLPADETGNAGGRTAANNATVRTVYIIGPDKKIRAMLLYPMSSGRNFDEVLRLLDSVQLTERKGVATPVNWQNGDDVIIPPTLSDEDAKAKYPAGWDTKKSYLRVIPQPTD
- a CDS encoding cysteine synthase A, which codes for MPVCFDILAAIGNTPLVKLCRASKETGCEILGKAEFMNPGASVKDRAALYLVRDAMDQGLLSRGGMIVEGTAGNTGIGLTMVGNALGMEAVIVIPETQSQEKKDTLHSLGAQLVEVPAVPYSNPNNYVKIASRLAEQLARNRKDGAVFANQFDNRANHRAHIETTGPEIWNQTDGKVDGFICAVGTGGTLAGTAQALRARNPDIRIGIADPPGAALYSYFTTGELKAKGSSITEGIGQGRITGNLEGLEIDHAYRIPDQEALDITFALLEEEGLNLGTSSGVNVAGAIRLARELGPGHTIVTILCDSGSRYQSRLFNSVFLREKGFHVPDFLTRSVEFDVPYLPHEK
- a CDS encoding multicopper oxidase domain-containing protein — protein: MINRRSLLGGAAIGGGVLVIGGIAAREFLGGGRSSYISSGSVNPLQIPTLYPGKVEGGVRIFDLNLQRGTSRFLKGVDTPTIGINQPYLGPTLEMYAGDTVRMNVSSELSETATVHWHGFHLPARADGGPHQPIAPGSTWSPSFEVRQRASMFWYHSHAHRRSGPQVYQGLAGAIYVRDTESERLDLPNDYGIDDVPLIVQDRAFNRDGSLSYSTSMRNLMMGMTGNTMLVNGTVNSVFEARSNLLRLRLLNGSNARFYRFAFDDRRSFAQVASDGGLLEQPYRTNNVVLAPGERTQIVVDLSDGSPVTFLADSIETMGMMGMMGMMGGGGMQNRDMMSGNDRMGGGMWDRPEGRGEMMDRGMSANGEGMMNERQRFTVLNIRPAAQRRKAITMPTRLLSLPRVDPTDAVRTRRFVLNMGMGMGMMRGGGFTINGKSMDMQRIDEKVKVNTSEIWQIENASMMAHPFHIHDVQFRVLDRDGRAPGPEERGLKDTVTVAPREVVRVILRFEEYTDPDLPYMYHCHILEHEDAGMMGQFVVV
- a CDS encoding FTR1 family protein; translation: MDYIAVDYSAAVSEGVVTSRGEYIEMVEFSQSASERIAGLPLTATKPDLIRLADRLKRAIADKAPADKVAELARALGREVLLAYPVALAPSAMPNLSRTASLYAQQCASCHGPTGGGDGSGAAGLDPPPAAFTDMSRARQRSVFSLYQVINQGIDGTAMASFAQLDSADQWALAFHVGAFAFSEADARKGAKIWDADADLRQRFSNLEALTQITRAQLTQDIGEEKAHALIAFLRQTPEKATASRAAGLDIARARLRASVSAYDSGDRDRAADLALSAYLDGFEPLEPMLAVRDAGLLTQIESSMGALRAAIGRGATTAEVRLQASELVELFDQADNVLEQEAGDWVSSFVGSFTILLREGLEALLIVVAMTAFLRKAGRPEGIRYVHAGWVAALAGGAATWFAATRLIAVSGASRELTEGLGSLLAAAVLVSVGIWMHGKSQAGEWQRYIQKTMSKALSLGSSWFLFGLAFLVVYREVFETILFYAALWTERNGVAVLAGAGTAIGFLVAIAWAMLRYSRKLPIGKLLSYSAILIAILAVVLIGKGVAGLQEAGMVGITPWPFVPRIEMLGVFPASQPLIAQFLLIVIIAFGFWRNIQESDPLPHKPQEKNS
- a CDS encoding TolC family protein, giving the protein MFAIIWRGALLSGLGLALFTEPLGAQDRTVLSLEDALSLAGVSGSAPGAENNPRLVGPRAETEAARALIDQARLRPNPEVSFEAENIAGTGAFSGLRATEYTLSFGQRLELGGKRGSRIRSAEAEARVTALRGDLSAAGLALSVRERYVGAIAASARLELARDIVERNSELARIAGVLVEVGREPPLRALRAQAALAEAQAALEAAQVSDLAARSALVALWGESAQLPVVQPVFPKIEPPAALLASDTSLRLQIARAEREAAGAAIDRERSLAVPDPVISAGVRRFEESKDNAFLVGVTIPLPFDNRNQGNIAAAQSRLRAASAQEAIIRTDFELAITQARSRYLAAETRAETLSESSLPQAEEALRLVRIGYRNGKFSLIEVLAAAEARDGIREALIQAREDRGQLAAQLIWLATQ
- a CDS encoding efflux RND transporter periplasmic adaptor subunit; the encoded protein is MNRTRVAILIGLIILVVAGAVMFWPDETSTPVPQEATAEVEEGHDESLVEMDAAGIKAAGIATEAIQAGGLGAEVIAQGMVTAAPDGEAVLTARADGAITRVVKRLGDYVRAGEPIAFLESRDASDIAAERSAAAARAAVARSAYAREKKLFDERVTARQDLELAQAELAGAEAELRRTQSAATAAKITGDGRYLAVSSLISGRITNANATLGSYVTAGTELYRVANPSKVQIEAAVGSVEVQRLAIGDEATVELPDGQTIQSRVRAITPGLGGETRSATAVLDVRGSLQPGLPVRVRLMPRRGETSDAIVVPEESLQTLEGNDVIFVRTPDGFRARNVTIGRRSAGRVEIVKGLKSGEKIATTNAFLLKAELGKGEGGEH
- a CDS encoding CusA/CzcA family heavy metal efflux RND transporter, encoding MIARLIALSVRARWTVLFLFLAVAAFGTWQLFQLPIDAVPDITSNQVQINTADPRLSPEEIEKLVTYPVEISLAGIPGLETTRSISRNGFSQVTAIFSESTDLYFARQQVGERLTQVTENLPAGVQPQIGPVTTGLGEIVMYTVGYTNPDGKGAKKVPGRAGWQPDGSYLTPEGELLTDEISKAGYLRTVQDWIIGPQLKAVRGVAGVDSIGGYAKTFVVEPDPIKLTNYGISYSELGEALENANLAVGANFYNRKGEAYLVRVDARVRSGDQISNAVVATRGGVPITVGQIANVKVGGDLRTGAGSLNGQEAVIGTVLMLIDQNSRIVAESVSEKIDQVSKTLPPGVDVEIVLNRAELVGATVGTVESNLTEGALLVAVALFLLLGNWRAAIIAALVIPFSFLMMATGMNTFGVPGNLMSLGALDFGLIVDGAVIIIENCLARLAHRQEQEGRLLALNERLEETMHAAQEMIKPTVFGQAIILLSFVPLLMFTGVEGKTFSPMAITIMLALFSAFILSITLVPALVALLIRGRVAEKEVWMIRKSKDRYLPLLDKALARPMPFIAGGLAFFLAAFPVFGLLGSEFIPQLDEKNLAIASTRVPSVSVDQSLTMQRKVEAAVSKLPEVELMFSKTGTAEVATDPMPPNISDGFVILKPDEEWPAGVDSKADVVERIEEAVSGQLGQVYEVSQPIELRFNELISGVRGDVAIKLYGDDLDKMSQTANEMVQVLQAIPGAASVKADQVGGAPLLDVKLDRAMIARYGLTVKEVADTVASAMGGRESGLLYEGDRRYDITVRVPDETRMNLDDIRALPVLLPEEPGEIRQQIPLSQVANIQLTEGLNEIRRENGKRRVVVQMNLEDRDAGSFVEEAQAKIAEVDLPTGYYLEWGGQFQNLQAATARLSIVVPLAFVAIFGLLFMALGSAGRATAVFLTLPLGLAGGIFTLALTGINFSVSAAVGLIVLAGVSVLNGLVVMTAIRERQEHGLPLVEAIREGMAEKMRAVIMTGFVPAIGFIPMAIATGTGAEVQKPLAVTVIGGLIAATILTLLVLPSIAKIVLGAIENRKRKRTENAPEAAPEPA